A section of the Falco biarmicus isolate bFalBia1 chromosome 3, bFalBia1.pri, whole genome shotgun sequence genome encodes:
- the SZRD1 gene encoding SUZ domain-containing protein 1 isoform X2, with protein sequence MEDEEVAESWEEAADSGEIDRRLEKKLKITQKERAGSPRLDVATAMGKPFKKKTLKGRNGRKSKSPPKVPIVIQDDSLPAGPPPQIRILKRPTTNGVLSNPNSASRPAFPVKSLAQREAEYAEARKRILGSASPEEEQEKPILDRPTRISQPEDSRQPNNVIRQPLGPDGSQGFKQRR encoded by the exons GAAATAGACAGACGGTtggaaaagaagctgaagaTCACGCAGAAGGAAAG agcCGGGTCTCCCAGACTGGATGTAGCTACAGCTATGGGGAAgccatttaagaaaaagacaCTCAAAGGAAGAAATGG tagAAAGTCAAAATCTCCTCCTAAAGTGCCGATCGTGATTCAGGACGACAGCCTTCCTGCAGGTCCTCCCCCGCAGATCCGCATCTTGAAGAGGCCGACGACCAACGGTGTGCTTAGCAATCCCAACTCTGCCAGCAGACCAGCCTTCCCCGTGAAATCCTTGGCACAGAGGGAGGCAGAGTACGCGGAAGCCAGGAAACGAATATTGGGCAGCGCGAGCCCCGAAGAAGAGCAGGAGAAACCCATTCTAGACAG GCCGACAAGGATCTCCCAGCCGGAAGACTCCAGACAGCCCAATAATGTGATCAGGCAGCCGCTGGGTCCCGATGGCTCACAAGGCTTCAAACAACGCAGATAA
- the NECAP2 gene encoding adaptin ear-binding coat-associated protein 2 translates to MAAMAAEPEDYEAVLCVKPAVHVYRVPPRTSNRGYRAAEWQLDQPAWSGRLRITAKGKTAFIKLEDKTSGELFAQAPVEQFPGIAVESVTDSSRYFVIRIEDGNGRRAFIGVGFVDRGDAFDFNVALQDHFKWVRQQSELARQAENPEQGPKLDLGFKEGQTIKLNIANMKKKEGATGNTRPRPVGPGGLSLLPPPPGGKSSAPVFPSGEQPSSLPKPTQLPGTPITDSLLSWPQPAAAPSAVAGDVWGDFAKASGSASNQTQANAGWVQF, encoded by the exons ATGGCGGCCATGGCAGCGGAGCCGGAGGACTACGAGGCGGTGCTGTGCGTGAAGCCGGCGGTGCACGTCTACCGGGTGCCACCGCGGACCTCTAACCGCGGCTACAG AGCTGCAGAGTGGCAGCTGGACCAGCCGGCGTGGAGCGGCAGGCTGCGGATCACAGCCAAGGGCAAGACTGCGTTCATTAAGCTGGAGGACAAGACCTCGG gtGAGCTTTTTGCTCAAGCACCGGTGGAACAGTTCCCTGGCATTGCTGTGGAGAGCGTGACAGACTCCAGCAGATACTTTGTCATCCGGATTGAAGATGGCAATG GCCGCCGTGCTTTTATTGGAGTTGGCTTTGTCGACCGAGGGGATGCTTTTGATTTCAACGTGGCTCTGCAAGACCATTTTAA ATGGGTGAGGCAGCAGAGCGAGCTGGCCAGGCAGGCCGAGAACCCTGAGCAGGGACCAAAACTGGATCTGGGCTTTAAGGAGGGGCAAACCATCAAACTCAACATTGCG aacatgaagaaaaaagaaggagcaACAGGGAACACCCGACCACGTCCCGTGGGGCCTGGGGGCCTGAGCTTGCTCCCACCACCTCCTGGAGGAAAATCTTCCGCTCcagtttttccttctggagagcAGCCATCTTCGCTCCCCAAGCCCACCCAGCTCCCGGGCACCCCCATCACAG ACTCCCTCTTGTCCTGGccgcagcctgctgctgctccctctgccGTTGCTGGAGACGTCTGGGGAGACTTTGCCAAAGCTTCAGG gTCAGCTTCTAACCAAACTCAGGCGAACGCAGGCTGGGTTCAGTTCTGA